The following are from one region of the Leptospira selangorensis genome:
- a CDS encoding DoxX family protein, translated as MLYNLFQTKEGLGPIFLRLGLAICIFPHGAQKALGWFEGSGFYTAMDYFTETLGAPYVLGVLVIGFEFIGTICFVFGFLTRFWALGLAITLTVAGFTHIEYGFFMNWFGDKGGEGFEYHILAVSAALSLLFRGAGSFSFDKKLGEWSV; from the coding sequence ATGTTATATAATTTATTCCAAACTAAAGAAGGTTTAGGGCCTATATTTCTAAGACTGGGCCTCGCCATTTGTATCTTCCCACATGGAGCACAAAAAGCATTGGGTTGGTTCGAAGGTTCCGGGTTTTATACTGCTATGGACTATTTTACCGAAACCTTAGGCGCTCCTTATGTCTTAGGAGTTCTGGTGATCGGTTTTGAATTTATCGGAACAATCTGTTTTGTATTCGGATTTCTGACAAGGTTCTGGGCCTTGGGGCTTGCAATTACTTTGACAGTGGCAGGTTTCACTCATATCGAATATGGCTTCTTTATGAATTGGTTCGGAGACAAGGGTGGAGAAGGTTTCGAATACCATATTCTGGCAGTATCAGCGGCGCTCTCTCTTTTATTCAGAGGAGCTGGGTCCTTCTCCTTTGATAAAAAATTAGGCGAATGGTCAGTTTAA
- a CDS encoding FecR family protein, which yields MERMNPEFQTFAELLKKSLPDSKAPDFDPNWVGMSPRFSVEANIMQSPTKDNVVQLSGSKNKVWFLAAAAILFVGIGAGTYFTIFKKEAAPVAEGTLLKAAVVFVKGEAKNVKETPVALHLGDILSEGDKIVTGKGGSIDIGLTDSSVIRLKENSELVLKSLRQTDSSQIRISLMSGKILNLVEKEKKNANYFVDTPTVVAAVRGTSFEVNASDKESSVFVVEGAVEVTPLIHDKSERALITGGLIIVTNEKVIVIEDQKRAKEEGPEYGDMRKNLSGLDKEVLASTQNLKTAKTEQELEELYDKSIEQIIMKDGRELRGVVVSQKKGKLIVQTLKGSYILDENAVEKIIY from the coding sequence ATGGAAAGAATGAACCCTGAATTCCAAACATTCGCAGAGCTCCTCAAAAAGTCTCTACCGGATTCTAAGGCACCCGACTTCGATCCAAACTGGGTCGGCATGTCTCCTCGCTTCTCTGTGGAGGCAAATATCATGCAATCTCCTACTAAGGACAATGTAGTTCAACTGAGCGGCTCCAAAAATAAAGTATGGTTCTTAGCTGCGGCAGCAATCCTATTCGTAGGAATTGGAGCCGGAACTTATTTCACTATTTTCAAAAAAGAAGCCGCACCTGTAGCCGAAGGCACACTGCTTAAAGCGGCAGTTGTATTCGTTAAAGGCGAAGCAAAGAATGTAAAAGAGACTCCTGTCGCATTACATTTAGGTGATATACTTAGCGAAGGCGATAAGATCGTAACCGGCAAAGGTGGATCGATCGATATCGGTCTAACCGATTCCAGCGTAATCCGTTTAAAAGAAAACTCCGAGTTAGTTCTCAAAAGTTTAAGACAAACGGACTCTTCTCAAATCAGGATTTCCCTAATGTCAGGTAAGATCCTGAACTTAGTTGAGAAGGAAAAGAAAAACGCAAACTACTTCGTAGATACTCCTACTGTGGTGGCTGCGGTCCGAGGAACTTCATTCGAAGTAAATGCTTCTGATAAAGAATCTTCTGTCTTCGTAGTCGAAGGTGCAGTCGAAGTAACTCCTTTGATCCATGATAAATCTGAAAGAGCTTTAATCACTGGCGGATTGATCATAGTCACAAACGAGAAAGTTATCGTAATCGAAGACCAAAAACGCGCTAAAGAAGAAGGTCCTGAATACGGCGACATGCGCAAGAACCTAAGCGGTCTTGATAAAGAAGTTTTAGCTTCTACTCAAAACTTAAAGACTGCTAAGACCGAACAAGAGCTGGAAGAACTTTACGATAAAAGTATCGAACAGATCATCATGAAAGATGGTCGCGAGCTTAGAGGTGTTGTGGTTTCTCAGAAGAAAGGAAAACTGATCGTTCAAACACTGAAAGGATCTTATATCCTGGATGAGAACGCAGTCGAAAAGATCATCTATTAA
- a CDS encoding RNA polymerase sigma factor → MSETLFFEKLYNKNKDHLFSFIRRSVQDESTALDLLQDTFLNFFKHYSGKELPDEQVSRMILFRISRNLMINHGKSYYQKNVALVGEETSSLFGSKGQGPENQVLDEMEAQNLGKILSELLSTLPEEQKTAIELRYSQGCKLEEIASVLDLSVSGVSRLLERAEKQLLQEGKKRGIQPSSFLKS, encoded by the coding sequence GTGTCTGAAACCTTGTTTTTCGAAAAACTATACAATAAAAATAAGGATCACTTGTTTTCATTTATTCGGCGCTCTGTCCAAGATGAATCCACAGCCTTAGATCTATTACAAGACACCTTTTTGAACTTTTTTAAACATTATTCGGGCAAGGAATTACCGGATGAGCAGGTTTCCAGGATGATCTTATTTAGGATTTCCAGAAATCTAATGATCAATCATGGGAAGTCCTATTATCAAAAGAACGTTGCTCTCGTTGGAGAGGAAACTTCTTCTTTATTCGGCTCCAAAGGCCAAGGCCCTGAAAACCAGGTCCTGGATGAGATGGAAGCCCAAAATCTCGGAAAGATTTTAAGTGAATTATTAAGCACCTTACCGGAAGAACAAAAGACCGCAATTGAGCTACGTTATTCCCAAGGTTGCAAATTGGAAGAGATAGCCTCCGTACTGGACTTATCCGTATCCGGGGTTTCCAGACTTCTGGAAAGAGCCGAAAAACAGCTTTTACAAGAGGGAAAGAAGAGAGGCATACAACCTTCTTCTTTTCTGAAATCCTAG
- a CDS encoding LA_0442/LA_0875 N-terminal domain-containing protein produces MPYRWLFAICFLIVSHSLFGSSLTLKNGKVIQGKVVNQTRTEVQIEVDGKVLTIPKTEIAELNLKDTPKQEVKKDPVKPKEEPKKTEEEVAVQRWYQKPRWDYSLRSAVVPGWGIWKADKKYRASATFVAVIGAAYLVVKAQNDFSAAKNAYEENARNYFIFALNDPVLSLPANTTQRLLGAFLVNKGAFNHYQGLAGESNNYQYLFGIAYGLQLFYSYYLGVKAEQGIAEGPSSGFRFSFAPSYQPMTVGGNGLGWNGELKYEIRY; encoded by the coding sequence ATGCCTTATCGTTGGCTTTTTGCAATTTGTTTCCTAATAGTTTCCCATTCCCTTTTTGGTTCTAGCCTAACCTTAAAAAATGGAAAGGTAATCCAAGGGAAAGTGGTAAACCAAACCCGTACGGAAGTCCAGATCGAAGTGGATGGAAAGGTTCTAACCATTCCAAAAACAGAGATTGCCGAATTGAACTTAAAAGATACCCCTAAACAGGAAGTGAAAAAGGATCCTGTTAAACCTAAAGAGGAACCTAAAAAAACCGAGGAAGAGGTAGCGGTCCAGAGATGGTACCAAAAACCTCGTTGGGATTATTCTCTCAGATCGGCAGTGGTTCCTGGTTGGGGAATTTGGAAAGCCGACAAGAAATACAGGGCTTCTGCGACATTTGTAGCAGTTATAGGGGCAGCTTACCTGGTTGTTAAGGCCCAGAATGATTTCAGTGCGGCCAAGAACGCTTACGAGGAGAATGCAAGAAATTATTTCATATTTGCATTGAACGATCCTGTCCTTTCTTTACCTGCAAATACTACCCAACGTTTGCTGGGAGCCTTTTTGGTGAACAAGGGTGCATTCAATCATTACCAAGGCCTTGCGGGAGAATCCAATAATTACCAATATTTGTTCGGGATTGCTTACGGATTGCAGCTATTCTATTCCTATTATTTAGGAGTAAAGGCAGAGCAAGGTATTGCAGAAGGACCTAGCTCAGGTTTTAGATTCAGTTTCGCTCCTTCTTATCAACCTATGACCGTTGGTGGCAATGGTTTAGGTTGGAATGGGGAACTGAAATACGAGATTCGTTATTAA